The DNA segment CAACCATCATCCATTTCTATCTCAACCAAACTTCTGGATTTTGGTTTACTCTTTCACTCCATATTTCAAAGTGAAGAATATTTCCTTCAAGGCTTTCTTCTACAGTTCCGATGGATGTGCCGGATAATACTTGCGTCCCTTCACTCACAAAGATTTCTGAAAGATGCCCATACACCGTACGGTAATCATCCTTGTGTGAAATAATTAATACACTGCCAAATCCCGGCAGCCAGTTTACTGATGAAACTATTCCATCAGCCACAGCTTTAATAGTTTTATCTTTAGCAGTCTTTATATCAACACCATAATTTAACGTAACGGTGTTAAGACGTACATTTTTTTGCTCCCCGAATTTACGAATTATTTTCCCATTGTCAACAGGCCATTTTAACATTCCTTTTAAAGCAGCAAACGAAGAAAGATTTTGCGTGTAATCAGTTTCCACTAATGGAGCTTTTTCTGTTTTCAATTCCGATTTGGGTTTCCGTTTTGCAAGTTCTCTTTCCCGTTTCAATGCTTCAGCTTTTCTTTTTTCCTCTGCAATTAAATTTGCAATAATTCTTTTTATTCCATCTTCAGATTTCCTTTTCAAATCGATTTCATCTTTTATTGCTTCCTTATCATTTTTCAACGAAGCCAAATATGTTCTTCTTTTCTCTATCTTAAGCTTAAGTTCTTCTTGCTCCTTCTGTTTTTGATCGGCAATTATTTTTTTTTGTTCCAATTCATTTGTTAAAAATATTCTTGCTTCACCCAACTCTGTTTGGCTATCTTTTAACTCAGTTAAATCTCTTTTACGTTGTTCGGAAATCTTATTTAAATATTTATACCTAAGCAGTGCCTGGTTAAATGATTCCGATCCAAGGATCATTGCAAGTTCATCTTGTTTACCATATTTATATAGGTAAACAACATACTTAGCATAATTATCCTTAAGCTTTTTAATTTTTGCTTCAATCGATTTAATTTGTTGTTCAATATTTATTATCTGCCTTTCTTTGTTCTTTTCTTCATTACGGATTGTATTTATAATTTTATTTAAAAGAAATTTTTGCTTGTTAAAATTTTCTATTACCTCAATTGATTTCTGTTCATTTTGAGTTTTATTTAGTAATTGATTTTCAAGCTGCTTTATCTCTGCTTTAAGTTCACTCAACTCCCCTTTTTTCTGGAGTAATTGATTTTTTACCTGGGCAGAAATTGGAATAATAAAACTGTTCAACAACAAGCAGCAAATTATAATTGATAATCGAAAATTTGCAAATAAAGGCAGGTGAAGTTTATTTGGATAGTTTAAGCAATCATTGTTAGGGAATGAATAAAGCATTAAAAATTAAATCCAATTTTTATTTAAGATAGATCCAAATTCTAAAAACAAATATTATAAATCAACCTTTTCAGCATCATCGGGAATATTAAGATGGATTTTAACGCTGTTTT comes from the Ignavibacteriales bacterium genome and includes:
- a CDS encoding peptidoglycan DD-metalloendopeptidase family protein, which encodes MNSFIIPISAQVKNQLLQKKGELSELKAEIKQLENQLLNKTQNEQKSIEVIENFNKQKFLLNKIINTIRNEEKNKERQIINIEQQIKSIEAKIKKLKDNYAKYVVYLYKYGKQDELAMILGSESFNQALLRYKYLNKISEQRKRDLTELKDSQTELGEARIFLTNELEQKKIIADQKQKEQEELKLKIEKRRTYLASLKNDKEAIKDEIDLKRKSEDGIKRIIANLIAEEKRKAEALKRERELAKRKPKSELKTEKAPLVETDYTQNLSSFAALKGMLKWPVDNGKIIRKFGEQKNVRLNTVTLNYGVDIKTAKDKTIKAVADGIVSSVNWLPGFGSVLIISHKDDYRTVYGHLSEIFVSEGTQVLSGTSIGTVEESLEGNILHFEIWSERVNQNPEVWLR